The nucleotide window TCATGAGCGAGCAGAATATTCAAGGCTTCTTCTGGATGCTCCGTTACATATTTCTGTCCTTCCTGGACCGCTTTGACGAACTGGGTAAGTTGGTCTTTTCTCGCTTCAATGCCAGCTTCACTCGCGGTCAGGACCAATTCATAATAATCAGGCACACCATAATCGACGGGGTTAATTGATTTCATGGCATGTCCTTCTTTCTCCAAAATCAATTGCTCATGGTTAATAAAACCACCCATAATCGCATCCGCCTGTCCGGAAGCCAGCGAAGGAATCAGATCGAACCCAACGTCGACCAGATTCATGTTGTCGGGAATGCCGCCATCGTGGCTGATCATCGTACGTACCATCGCTTGGTACAGAGGAATGGAGGAATAGCCGACAGTTTTTCCTTCAAGATCTTTAGGTGAACTCACGCTGCCATTCGCTTCGGTCAACAGATGCACAAGTGGGTGCCGAACAACAGCAGCAATGGAACGTACAGGAATGTTCTCCCCACGAGCGAGCAAAATTTGGGGCTGGTAGCTTAGGGCCAGATCAATTTTTCCGGCAGCAACAAGTTTGAGTGAATCATTGGTATCCGCAGGCATCTGAATTTCGACATCCAGACCTTGGTCTGCGAAGTATCCTTTTTCCTGAGCAACATAGATGAAGGAGTGTACTGCATTCGGGTACCAATCGAGCATGATGGACAGTTTATCTTTGGCATCTGATTCTGGTTCGGTTGCAGACAAATTTATTTGCTGTGCATTGGTTGCTGAATCTGTTGTTGGCGTATTTTGGCTATTGTCTGTGGTGCTGCATCCGCTAACGACCAGCAACAGGCTTATGAGCATGATGGGAAGCAGGGAGTATATGCGCTTGGTATTCATAATTGGAGTTCCTCATTTCATCGTTTTAATTTGTAGAAAATGGACAGCAGCATGTTAACGGACAATGTAACAATGTACTGATTAAAGTTTGCTGCTGAAATTGTACGTAAGTATGTTTTGGAAACCGTAATTCCTATACTTAAATCAAGTTTCTCTCGAAGATTATTCAACTTTTCTTTTGCCTTCATGACGATGACGCTGGATGCTAAACCGTTTCTCTAGCCAGGCAATCAGTACAAACAAAACGATACCCAGCAGGGATAACAGTACAATAGCGGCAAACATCGCATCCGTGTTCATGTTGCTGGACATGCGGCGGCTGAAGTATCCGAGACCTTTGCTGCCACCAAGCCATTCGCCAATCGTTGCACCAACCACGCAGTACACCACAGACATCTTTAGCCCCGAGAAAAAAGAGGGAAGTGCCAGTGGAACCTGGAGTTTGCGAAAAATATCCCACTTGCTGGCGCCCATGGTGAGCAGCAGTTCACGCTGCTCCGGATCGCCTTGGCGGAGTCCATCATAGGTACTGACCACAATGGGGAAGAACGCGATCAGGAACACCACCGCGACTTTGCTCCACAGCGTGTAACCAAACCACAGGATGAAAACGGGTGACAAGGCAATCAGCGGGATGGTCTGACTGATCACGATGAAGGGATACAAGGCCTTTTCAATCGATCGGTTCATATGCATGCCTGTCGCCAGCATAATTCCGGTCACTATGGACAAGCCAAAACCAACAAGAACCTCCATAAAGGTAGCAGGCAGATGTATGGTCAGCAGCAGACGGCGATGCTCAATTAGTGAGCTTGCAATGGCCGTGGGTGCAGGAATGATGAAGGAGGGCACCCATCCCATACGCACAATCGTTTCCCAGATCGCCAGTAAAGAGAGCATGAGCAGAATAAACAAACCATATTGGGAAAAGGACTTCGACATCCACTTCGAACACCACGTCCAGACGCTAACCTCGCCTCTATCGCTTTGCATGCAATTGTTCCTCCAGTTGTCGTCTCATCTGCACGAGAGCCGGTTCGTAGATCATGTCCGAATGCCTTGGGCGTGGTAAAGGAACCGTCATCTCCCGCAACTGCTGACCTTGCCCCCCTGGAGTTAACAGAATGATACGGTCACTTAACAGCAGGGCTTCTTCGATGTCATGTGTAATGAACAGCACGGTTTGTCCAAAGTCCTCCCACAGCTCCAACAACCAGCGATGCATTTCTCGTTTGGTTAAAGCGTCGAGTGCACCGAAGGGTTCATCCAGCAACATGAGCTGCCCGCCTGTAAGCAAGGTACGCAGCAGTGCCACCCGCTGCCGCATGCCGCCGGATAACTCATCCGGATAGGCCTGTTCATAACCCGACAGGCCGAACCTTGCCAATCCTGCGATGATATCGGCTCGTAGTTTGTCATTGTCCTGTCGGCCTCGTGCAAGCTCGGCAGGCAGCATGCAGTTCTCCATGACGGTACGCCAGGATAACAGCAGATCTTTCTGCGGCATATAGGCGACTCGTCCGAGCCGTTGTCCTTGCGGTACATCAGCAATATCTATGGTACCGATGGTGGGCTCATGCAAGCCTGCAAGCAGCTTGAATAGCGTGCTTTTACCTGATCCGCTAGAGCCGATGAGCGAGACGAATTCGCCTTGTTGAACCTGAAGCGACACATTGGCGAGTAAGGGTGAATCCTTTTTTCCTGGAAAAGCGAAGCTAACGTTCTCAATGGTTACATGGTTGGTCATCTGATCCTCACCCCCTTAATGCCAGACTGCAGGAATAACAACGGCATCCTGTACTCTGCAAAAGAAACAAAAAAGACCCACCCATTTCCGGAGAAATGAGTGGGTCTGTAAGTTAAATCCGCAATTTATCTTCACATACATGAAAAAATTCCGCTTACTAAAAGGCCGCTCCACTTCCCTCCGCTGGTATGATCCAGATCAGGTTCAAAGGGTCCGAATAGTCATATTCGTCTCAGCCGCAGGGCTCCCCTAGTGCAAAAGTTCAAGATATGCAGTTGTGTGTTCAGCATATATCACTTGAACATGAACTGTAAAGAGGCAGCATGATGGATTTCTTGAGATGAGCGTGGAGTCAGATCCTGAGAGTGAGGTTGTAATCATACAAATTCCAGTTGGAAATGATGATTTCATCGACCTGTAATGATTTGTAAAATGAGGATATTGAATAGAACAAGGAGAGGTTCCAATGAGAAATAAAATAAAAGATCCATTCTGGTCCCATTATGTTGATCTGGTGCGGACCGTGGTTGTCCCCTATCAATGGGAGGCGCTAAATGATCGCATCGAGGGGGCTGAACCCAGCCGGGCCATCCGTAATTTTCGCATTGCTGCGGGTGAAGAAGAGGGAGAGCACTATGGCATGGTATTTCAGGACAGTGATGTAGCCAAGTGGATCGAAGCTGCGTCATACCTGCTTGCAGCCCAACCAGATCTGGAACTGGAACGCATTGTGGATAGGGTCATCGAGACCATTGCTAAGGCTCAACAAGCTGACGGTTACTTGAATACCTACTTCACACTAAAGGAACCGGGAGCACGCTGGACGAATCTCGCGGAATGCCACGAGCTGTACTGTGCAGGTCATATGATCGAAGCGGGTGTTGCTTATTATGAGGCAACGGGTAAGCGTAATCTGCTGGACGTGGTCACTCGTCTGGCCGATCACATTGGAACGGTATTCGGTACAGAACCGGGACAACTGCCCGGCTATGATGGGCATCAGGAGGTTGAGCTGGCCCTGTTCAAGCTGTATCAGATCACAGGGGAAGAGAGCTATCTTAATCTGAGCCGTTATTTTCTGGAGCAGCGGGGGAGCAGTCCACACTATTTTGTGGAGGAGTGGGAGAAGCGGGAGCGTACGGTGCATTTTGGAGAGCTGGATATGGTTCACCGTCATGCCTACTCTCAGTCTCACCTTCCGATTCGAGCGCAGAATACAGCCGAAGGTCATGCGGTTCGCTTGGTGTATATGTGTGCTGCAGTGGCAGACGTAGCGGCAGAGTCGGGCGATGAGTCGTTGAAAGAAGCATGTGAGCGATTATGGAACAATACGGCCAACAAGAGAATGTACATTACCGGCAGCATCGGTTCATCCGCAAAAGAAGAGGCATTCACAGGGGATTACGACCTGCCGGGAGATACCGCATATGCGGAGACTTGTGCGTCGATTGGATTGATTTTTTGGGCAAAACGCATGTTTCAGATCAAGCCGGATAGCAAGTATGCGGATGTGTTAGAGCGAGCACTGTACAATACCGTGATCAGTGGTATGTCATTGGATGGACAACGTTTCTTCTATGTGAATCCGCTCGAAGCCGATCCGGAGCTGCACAAGGTCAATCCCAATTATGCACATGTGCGGACACGTCGGCAGGGATGGTTCGGTTGTGCCTGCTGTCCACCTAATATTGCAAGGTTGCTAGCTTCACTGGATCAATATGTGTATACAGCAGATGAGGCTGCATCGACACTGTATGTGCAATTGTATATCGGCGGCGAAGCCGGGTTTGCGCTGAATTGTACGGACATTTCCGTGAATATGAACTCGACCTATACCTCCAACGGAGAAGCGGTGATTCGGATCGAGTCTGTTTCCGGGGAGGAAGCAGGATTCACAATGGCATTACGAAAACCGGATTGGTGTGTATCTCCGGAGTTGTGGATTAACGGAGAAAAGGCAGATGTAGACAACACCATAATTGAATGCGGTTACATGAAAGTACAACGATGCTGGCAAGCCGGAGATGAGATCAGGTTACGGTTTCCCATGGAGGTATTACGCATGAGAGGACATGATCACATCCGAGATACGTTTGGTAAAGTTGCCATTCAGCGAGGACCCTTCATGTACTGCCTTGAAGAAATGGATAACGGTGCAGGATTATATCGTATTCAATTACCAGCATCAGCGGATTTTGAGGTGAATAGTGGGGGAGTGAATGTGCTGGGTGTTCCTGATCTTACCGTGGAGGCAAGGAGAATCGTCTCGCATGAGAATGGTGCGATGCAATTATACCGCAGTGATGTGAAACGGGAATCTCAGGCCGTGACGCTGCGATTCGTTCCCTATTTTACCTGGGCCAATCGGGAAGAGGGCGAAATGAGTGTCTGGGTTCGAGAGTGGGACGGGGAGGGACAACAACAAGACGGAGAGGAGGTGATTCAGAGGGGCTGAAGTTAAGACGGCAAAATGAAGAACGGTTATAAGTCGTGTACCTGCCTGTGAACGTTAACGATGAATCCATAAGAGGAGGCCAAGTTCATGAGGTTTAAAATGATGTTGACCGCAGTGTTATCCCTGGCGGCTGCGCTTGTATTTGCTACGGATCAAACGTATGCCCACGAGTTGTCCACCGACAAGCTCATTCTTCAGACGGGAAATCATGGCGAAATCTCTTCCATTAAGATCAAGGGCGATGCTTTTCCGACGGAATACGTTATGAATGCAACCGTTGCGCCAGAACAAAATACAGCAGACCACCAGTGGCTTGGTGAACTGATGTTCACGTACCGACTGAATGGTGGGGCGTGGACCAAAGCCTGGACCAATCTGTCGGCAGATGGTCGGACTATCACGAATTCCGGTAATCAGGTGACGGTGACGTATGCCAATGCATCGAATGCCCAGGGGATTCGCAATTTCAAAGTGATCGAGACCTATACCACCCAGACGGATGGCTCCATTCTGTGGAAGATTGAAGTGCAGAATACGAGCGGCCAGAAGCTGGAGATTGGCGATTTGGGTCTGCCCTTGCCATTCAATGAACAGTGGACCTACGGTGATGCAATCTATGAGACAAGGGTTGTTACACACTCGTTTGTTGGTAATAACAGCTCCTATATTACGGCCAGCCGTCCAAGCGGCATTGGTTCTTATCTGATGCTGATTCCGGATGCAACGACCGGAGCAGGATTCGAGTACCAGGATCGTTGGCGTAATGAGGAACATCCGGGTAGTAAGTGGGCCTGGAATCCGGCAAATGAAGGCAAATGGATTGAAGGACTCAACGTCTTCTATATCCATTCCAACGTGATCAAATCCACCAACCGGGGATATCTGCCAAATACGAGCCTGGTTCTGGAAGCAGGCCAGTCGAAGACGTACGGATTCAAGTTCCTGGCTGTTGCGGACGAACATGCAGCGAAGAATGCACTGTATAACGCGGGACTTATTGATGTAACCGTAGTTCCAGGCATGATCGTGCCGACCAATCAGAAAGCGAAGGTGGATCTGCGTACGTCCAAGACCATCACCAAAGTGCAATATGCGAATGGAACGGTTGTACCGTTAAAGGAAAGCAAGCCTGGCGATCATAAAATCTATGAATTACAGTTCAGCCAGCTAGGACCCAATAACGTGACTGTGGAGTATGATGGTGGCAAAAAAACGGTGCTGCAATTCTACGCCATTGATCCCGTCGACAAAGCGTTGCAGGATCATTCGACCTTTATGGTGGATAAAACCCAGTGGAACCTGCCGGGAGATATCCGGGACAAAGTGTTTGATGACTGGATGATGAATACCAAGTCCAAGCGCAATGTATTCAACGGCTACTGGGGTTGGGGAGATGACTGGGGACTGACGCATGGACAGTTTTTGGCTGAAAAGAACACGCTAACACCCGTTGCCCGGGAAATTC belongs to Paenibacillus sp. FSL H8-0079 and includes:
- a CDS encoding ABC transporter substrate-binding protein, which produces MNTKRIYSLLPIMLISLLLVVSGCSTTDNSQNTPTTDSATNAQQINLSATEPESDAKDKLSIMLDWYPNAVHSFIYVAQEKGYFADQGLDVEIQMPADTNDSLKLVAAGKIDLALSYQPQILLARGENIPVRSIAAVVRHPLVHLLTEANGSVSSPKDLEGKTVGYSSIPLYQAMVRTMISHDGGIPDNMNLVDVGFDLIPSLASGQADAIMGGFINHEQLILEKEGHAMKSINPVDYGVPDYYELVLTASEAGIEARKDQLTQFVKAVQEGQKYVTEHPEEALNILLAHENETSPLDPEIETKSLAILLPLMNEEGQPFGRQEMESWENVRAWLVEKDLIPESVKAEDAFITLHGE
- a CDS encoding ABC transporter permease; this encodes MQSDRGEVSVWTWCSKWMSKSFSQYGLFILLMLSLLAIWETIVRMGWVPSFIIPAPTAIASSLIEHRRLLLTIHLPATFMEVLVGFGLSIVTGIMLATGMHMNRSIEKALYPFIVISQTIPLIALSPVFILWFGYTLWSKVAVVFLIAFFPIVVSTYDGLRQGDPEQRELLLTMGASKWDIFRKLQVPLALPSFFSGLKMSVVYCVVGATIGEWLGGSKGLGYFSRRMSSNMNTDAMFAAIVLLSLLGIVLFVLIAWLEKRFSIQRHRHEGKRKVE
- a CDS encoding ABC transporter ATP-binding protein, whose protein sequence is MTNHVTIENVSFAFPGKKDSPLLANVSLQVQQGEFVSLIGSSGSGKSTLFKLLAGLHEPTIGTIDIADVPQGQRLGRVAYMPQKDLLLSWRTVMENCMLPAELARGRQDNDKLRADIIAGLARFGLSGYEQAYPDELSGGMRQRVALLRTLLTGGQLMLLDEPFGALDALTKREMHRWLLELWEDFGQTVLFITHDIEEALLLSDRIILLTPGGQGQQLREMTVPLPRPRHSDMIYEPALVQMRRQLEEQLHAKR
- a CDS encoding beta-L-arabinofuranosidase domain-containing protein encodes the protein MRNKIKDPFWSHYVDLVRTVVVPYQWEALNDRIEGAEPSRAIRNFRIAAGEEEGEHYGMVFQDSDVAKWIEAASYLLAAQPDLELERIVDRVIETIAKAQQADGYLNTYFTLKEPGARWTNLAECHELYCAGHMIEAGVAYYEATGKRNLLDVVTRLADHIGTVFGTEPGQLPGYDGHQEVELALFKLYQITGEESYLNLSRYFLEQRGSSPHYFVEEWEKRERTVHFGELDMVHRHAYSQSHLPIRAQNTAEGHAVRLVYMCAAVADVAAESGDESLKEACERLWNNTANKRMYITGSIGSSAKEEAFTGDYDLPGDTAYAETCASIGLIFWAKRMFQIKPDSKYADVLERALYNTVISGMSLDGQRFFYVNPLEADPELHKVNPNYAHVRTRRQGWFGCACCPPNIARLLASLDQYVYTADEAASTLYVQLYIGGEAGFALNCTDISVNMNSTYTSNGEAVIRIESVSGEEAGFTMALRKPDWCVSPELWINGEKADVDNTIIECGYMKVQRCWQAGDEIRLRFPMEVLRMRGHDHIRDTFGKVAIQRGPFMYCLEEMDNGAGLYRIQLPASADFEVNSGGVNVLGVPDLTVEARRIVSHENGAMQLYRSDVKRESQAVTLRFVPYFTWANREEGEMSVWVREWDGEGQQQDGEEVIQRG